Proteins encoded in a region of the Candidatus Moanabacter tarae genome:
- the selD gene encoding Selenide, water dikinase, whose amino-acid sequence MKAEGQRILKELVLVGGGHSHIAILKEFGMRPVLGLRITLISEYGGTPYSGMLPGLIAGHYNYEEVHIDLVRLCRLAGAQFYRTRVEGLDLGGKRVLCEGRPPVRFDLISINNGSTPRTKGIAGAAKYSIPVKPIMQFLRGWDRILEAAIKREGDSYRVTVIGGGAGGVEVTLATQFCLYNELKKRNITSSQIEFHLVTESDVLLPTHNPRVQEKYTRILDDRKVVVHLQHRVVKVEADALFCEPGAIILSDAIILATDGAPSEWLRESGLTTDHQGFIVVDECLRSPSHPFVFAAGDAASVREHPRPKSGVFAVRQGPPLGENIRLALADLPSKPFVPQRHFLSLISTGDQYAVASRGRWALEGKIIWKIKDWIDRRWMKQYRELPAMSEDEGDSRIAERLIPNSDTLPEEGKETIRCGGCGSKVGSVVLNKVLNRVDIIERKDILLGLKSSDDAAALKVPEGMIQVQSVDSFPVFLNDPYMFGKIAANHCLGDLFAMGAEPQSAQVLVTVDPGSDSAMEEQLFQVMSGAISLLEEHRVALIGGHTSEGSPLGIGLVVNGLAEEGSLLRKGGMRPGDQLIMTKPLGTGTIFAADMRARAKSSWIEEAVRSMVRSNGPAIDCFKRHGASASSDVTGFGLVGHLIEMLHASGTGAKMNLKAVTFFSGAVETAKAGILSTLQPQNRKLEASLKFKGERDERYELLFDPQTSGGLLASVPLKHAEACLGDLKSVGYLDAAVIGEVVVREKEEPCLEIRGL is encoded by the coding sequence GTGAAGGCGGAAGGTCAGCGCATACTGAAGGAACTCGTTCTTGTCGGCGGGGGCCATTCTCATATCGCTATTCTGAAAGAGTTTGGAATGCGGCCGGTTTTGGGTTTGCGAATCACGCTTATATCGGAATATGGCGGAACGCCGTATTCAGGGATGCTTCCGGGCCTAATCGCGGGGCACTACAATTACGAAGAAGTACATATTGACCTAGTCCGGCTCTGTCGGTTAGCAGGAGCTCAGTTTTATCGGACCCGAGTCGAGGGACTGGATTTGGGAGGGAAGCGAGTGCTTTGTGAAGGGAGACCTCCAGTTCGATTTGATTTAATTTCAATTAACAATGGATCGACACCGAGAACTAAAGGAATTGCTGGGGCGGCCAAGTACTCCATTCCAGTGAAGCCGATTATGCAGTTTCTCCGTGGTTGGGATAGAATCTTGGAAGCGGCGATAAAAAGGGAAGGCGATTCATATCGGGTTACGGTGATAGGTGGGGGAGCCGGGGGTGTCGAAGTAACGCTTGCCACTCAGTTTTGCCTCTATAATGAACTTAAAAAACGCAATATTACGAGCTCTCAGATAGAATTTCATTTGGTTACAGAAAGCGATGTTCTCCTTCCGACTCATAATCCGAGAGTGCAGGAAAAATACACCCGCATTCTGGATGATCGGAAAGTGGTAGTGCACCTCCAACATCGGGTAGTGAAGGTTGAAGCCGACGCTTTATTTTGCGAACCGGGTGCAATTATCCTTAGCGACGCAATCATTCTGGCGACCGATGGTGCCCCATCGGAATGGCTGAGAGAATCGGGATTAACAACCGATCACCAAGGCTTCATTGTCGTAGATGAATGTTTGCGGTCGCCCTCACATCCCTTTGTCTTTGCTGCAGGAGATGCTGCCTCGGTGAGGGAGCATCCGCGCCCTAAGTCAGGAGTCTTTGCAGTTCGACAAGGGCCTCCCTTAGGCGAAAACATCCGTTTGGCTCTGGCTGATCTGCCTTCTAAGCCTTTTGTTCCCCAGAGACATTTTCTGAGCTTAATTAGTACAGGGGATCAGTACGCGGTTGCTTCACGAGGACGATGGGCATTGGAAGGGAAAATAATCTGGAAGATTAAAGATTGGATTGATCGCCGCTGGATGAAGCAGTATCGAGAGTTGCCTGCCATGTCGGAGGATGAGGGGGATTCTCGAATTGCGGAAAGGCTTATCCCCAATTCGGATACCCTTCCAGAAGAGGGAAAGGAAACGATTCGCTGTGGAGGATGCGGCTCGAAAGTTGGGAGCGTTGTATTGAATAAAGTTCTTAACCGGGTGGATATTATTGAGCGAAAGGACATTTTGCTGGGCCTCAAGAGTTCCGATGATGCAGCTGCCTTGAAAGTCCCGGAAGGAATGATACAGGTTCAATCAGTGGACAGTTTCCCGGTTTTCTTAAATGACCCCTACATGTTCGGTAAGATTGCTGCCAACCATTGTCTGGGCGATCTCTTTGCAATGGGAGCTGAACCTCAGTCTGCGCAGGTATTGGTTACTGTGGATCCAGGTTCTGATTCAGCGATGGAAGAGCAGCTTTTTCAGGTAATGAGTGGAGCGATTTCTCTGTTGGAGGAACATAGGGTCGCGCTTATTGGAGGACACACTTCAGAAGGGTCGCCATTGGGTATAGGGTTGGTTGTAAACGGTCTGGCGGAAGAGGGAAGTCTCTTGCGCAAGGGAGGAATGCGGCCAGGCGATCAGCTCATCATGACAAAACCTCTGGGAACCGGGACGATCTTTGCTGCTGATATGCGGGCAAGAGCAAAGAGTAGTTGGATTGAGGAAGCGGTTCGATCAATGGTGCGTTCTAATGGGCCGGCGATCGATTGTTTCAAGAGGCATGGGGCAAGTGCTTCTTCTGATGTTACCGGTTTCGGTTTGGTTGGGCATTTGATTGAGATGCTGCATGCTTCCGGAACAGGAGCTAAAATGAATCTTAAAGCAGTAACATTTTTTTCTGGGGCGGTGGAAACAGCGAAGGCCGGGATACTGAGCACTTTGCAGCCCCAAAATCGAAAGCTGGAAGCATCTTTGAAATTTAAAGGGGAAAGAGATGAACGTTATGAGCTGCTCTTCGATCCACAGACCTCAGGAGGATTGCTTGCTAGTGTTCCATTGAAGCATGCAGAGGCTTGCCTAGGTGATCTCAAAAGTGTAGGTTATTTAGATGCTGCTGTGATTGGAGAGGTAGTTGTACGGGAGAAAGAGGAGCCTTGTCTTGAAATACGGGGGTTATAA
- the cutM gene encoding Carbon monoxide dehydrogenase medium chain: protein MKDFQFCSPRSLDEAVGLMSEEGVKARGFAGGTDVLVQLRAKRFEIDRLVDMKQVPELNDLQLESTKGLRIGASVPCHQVYEDKSICSVYPGLIDSIAIIGGIQIQGRASIGGNLCNASPSADSIPTLIVYGAQCEIAGKNGMRSIGVEDFCVGPGKSVLDEGEILVAVNIPTPAPNSGAHYLRFIPRNEMDIAVVGAGAAVELEEDLQTIKKARIAFGAVAPTPLLASEAGDLLSGKEAGEESYEAAASVAQSIVSPITDMRGTKEFRIHLTGVLTKRALRGAVARARGEFVPNAVEEAKAS, encoded by the coding sequence ATGAAAGACTTTCAGTTTTGCAGTCCGAGGTCCCTGGACGAAGCAGTGGGTTTGATGTCGGAAGAAGGTGTCAAAGCACGAGGTTTTGCCGGGGGTACCGATGTCTTGGTTCAATTGCGAGCGAAACGCTTTGAGATTGACCGACTGGTTGATATGAAACAGGTCCCGGAATTGAATGACCTTCAATTGGAGTCCACCAAGGGTCTGCGGATAGGTGCATCTGTCCCGTGTCACCAGGTTTACGAAGACAAGAGCATTTGTTCGGTTTACCCCGGCCTTATCGATTCGATTGCGATTATTGGAGGAATCCAAATCCAGGGTCGGGCCAGTATAGGAGGAAATCTTTGCAATGCATCACCGAGCGCAGACTCCATTCCTACTCTAATCGTTTATGGTGCCCAATGTGAGATTGCTGGAAAAAACGGCATGCGTTCGATCGGAGTTGAGGACTTTTGTGTCGGGCCAGGGAAGTCGGTTTTGGATGAAGGCGAAATATTAGTGGCGGTTAATATCCCGACCCCGGCGCCAAATTCTGGTGCCCATTACCTCCGGTTTATTCCTAGAAATGAAATGGATATAGCGGTAGTCGGAGCTGGAGCAGCGGTCGAGCTAGAAGAAGATTTGCAAACAATTAAAAAAGCGAGAATCGCTTTTGGTGCGGTTGCTCCTACCCCGCTTTTGGCGAGTGAAGCGGGTGATCTCTTATCTGGGAAAGAAGCCGGAGAAGAGTCATATGAAGCAGCAGCTTCAGTGGCACAGAGTATTGTTAGCCCTATCACCGATATGAGAGGGACTAAGGAGTTTCGCATTCACCTGACGGGGGTGTTGACGAAGAGAGCGCTTAGGGGCGCGGTTGCCCGAGCTAGGGGTGAGTTTGTACCCAATGCCGTAGAGGAGGCCAAAGCCTCGTAA
- the coxS gene encoding Carbon monoxide dehydrogenase small chain: MARKTHVQTKINREQTEFLCEARQSLLEVLREELGLTGTKEGCNDGNCGACSVTLDGVLVDSCLVLATEVEGREVGTVEGIATADGLHPLQQAFLEEAGLQCGICTPGFLVASKALLERNPNPTEHQVRHWLAGNLCRCTGYDKIVRSVLKAAAVTGDKGAAKDGTN; this comes from the coding sequence ATGGCACGAAAGACACATGTTCAAACGAAAATAAATAGGGAGCAGACGGAGTTCCTTTGTGAAGCAAGACAGAGTCTCCTTGAAGTTTTACGAGAGGAACTCGGTCTTACGGGTACTAAAGAAGGTTGTAATGACGGGAATTGTGGAGCCTGTTCAGTGACCTTGGATGGCGTGTTGGTGGATTCGTGCCTTGTCTTGGCGACAGAAGTTGAAGGACGTGAAGTCGGGACTGTAGAAGGTATTGCTACCGCAGACGGTCTCCATCCATTGCAGCAGGCTTTTCTCGAGGAGGCCGGATTACAGTGTGGAATTTGCACTCCAGGATTTTTAGTTGCAAGCAAAGCGCTACTGGAGAGAAATCCGAATCCAACCGAACATCAGGTAAGGCATTGGCTGGCTGGAAATTTATGTCGTTGCACGGGCTACGACAAGATCGTCAGATCCGTCCTCAAAGCAGCAGCAGTGACTGGAGACAAGGGAGCCGCGAAGGACGGCACCAACTGA
- a CDS encoding Azurin-2: protein MKLKQDCFLSATIRTFQFRCHLFPTFYARSVISCFLLFVGALVGADGADIKIIEINADDTMRYDVTAFEVNAGQNVRIVFKNVGKLPKVAMGHNLIVLKEGIEMAEFAQVAMTAKESEFIPELKRGEIIAHTKLLGPGEIDTIEFIAPAKLGNYTYFCSFPGHWVLMKGVMTVK, encoded by the coding sequence ATGAAACTGAAGCAGGATTGCTTTCTATCAGCAACGATAAGGACCTTTCAATTCCGGTGCCATTTGTTTCCGACCTTCTACGCAAGGTCGGTGATTAGTTGCTTTTTGCTATTTGTGGGAGCATTGGTTGGAGCGGACGGGGCGGATATCAAGATAATTGAGATCAATGCTGACGATACGATGCGGTATGACGTGACAGCGTTCGAAGTTAACGCAGGCCAGAATGTGCGTATCGTGTTTAAAAATGTTGGCAAGCTTCCCAAGGTTGCGATGGGACACAATCTCATAGTCCTCAAGGAGGGAATAGAGATGGCTGAGTTTGCTCAGGTTGCAATGACTGCGAAGGAATCGGAGTTTATACCAGAGCTAAAGAGGGGAGAGATCATCGCCCACACAAAATTACTTGGTCCTGGCGAGATCGATACAATAGAGTTCATAGCTCCGGCCAAACTTGGAAATTACACTTACTTCTGTTCCTTCCCAGGACATTGGGTTCTTATGAAGGGTGTGATGACGGTGAAATAG
- the dcd gene encoding dCTP deaminase: MILSDNSILHAIKSGNIVIDPFRKDCLGTNSYDVHLGKELATYKDKVLDAKKHNHTVSQSIPKDGILLTPGRTYLGITEEYTETHLHVPFLEGKSSVGRLGIDIHATAGKGDVGFCNHWTLEISVHQPVRVYAGMPIGQLIYFEVSGEVEITYDQKASAKYGSRSSHPIESMMWKCNF; the protein is encoded by the coding sequence ATGATTTTATCAGATAATTCGATCCTCCATGCCATCAAATCTGGGAATATCGTCATCGACCCCTTTAGAAAGGATTGCCTCGGAACCAACAGCTATGATGTCCACTTGGGGAAGGAACTGGCCACCTACAAAGACAAAGTCCTCGATGCCAAGAAACACAATCATACAGTGTCACAGTCAATTCCTAAAGATGGGATTTTACTTACGCCTGGTCGAACCTACCTTGGGATCACCGAAGAGTATACAGAAACCCACCTCCACGTTCCCTTTCTTGAAGGTAAATCGAGCGTCGGACGACTTGGTATAGACATTCACGCCACTGCTGGCAAGGGCGATGTTGGTTTCTGTAATCACTGGACCCTAGAAATCTCAGTCCACCAACCTGTTCGGGTGTACGCCGGAATGCCCATCGGACAACTGATCTACTTCGAAGTTAGCGGGGAAGTAGAGATAACCTACGATCAAAAAGCCTCCGCCAAATATGGTTCCCGTTCCTCCCACCCAATCGAATCGATGATGTGGAAATGCAATTTTTGA